Below is a genomic region from Pyrococcus kukulkanii.
AGGAGCCCCCAGGGCAAAGCCGAGTATCCATTCGGGTCCAGGATAAGCATAGAGTAGCCTGTACATGGCGAGTGAAACACCTAGAACTATAGAAACGAGTGCTATCGCTTTCAAGATGCTTCTCTGCTTTAGGATTAGGGAGTAAGCTAAGGCCCATGCAATGGAGAAGATAAAACCTACAACTATCGCTATTACTATCGCCATCATCACGATTCTCATCACTTGTCTTATAAATAAGTTTACCTTCAATGGTCGTCCCATCCACAAACCATAATAACCCTCCTGGGGAGATAACCATGATGAAAAAGTTCAAGAAAGTCGTCGTTGGTGGAACGTTCGACAGGCTACACCTTGGTCACAAGGCATTACTTAGGAAGGCCTTTGAAGTAGGCGAGACAGTGTACGTTGGACTAACCTCGGATGAAATGGTTAGGGAAAAACCCTACGCCGAGAAAATCCTCCCCTATGAGAGAAGGCTCAGGGATCTTTTAATGTTTTTTGAAGTTAACGGCTTTAAAAATTATAGGATAATCAAGATACACAACGCGATAGGCTTCACAACCAAGATAAAGAGTCTCGAGGCCATTGTTGTGAGTGAAGAAACTTATAAGGGGGCCCTCCTCGTAAACAGGGCAAGAGAGGAGTTGGGCCTTAAGCCCTTAGAGATAGTAGTAATACCCTTAGTTAAGAGCAAGCTTGGTGGGAAGATAAGCTCCTCACTAATAAGAGCAGGGCTTATTGATCCATTTGGCAACCCAATAAAGAGGTAAACTTTTATAATGATCTAGAGTATCGATGAGCATGTGGCAGGTGGTTTTAATTCTCGCGGTAGTTCTTCCTCCTACCATAGTTCTCGTTCAAGGAAGAAGATACGATAAAATAAACAGAAAGGAGAGGATGATCAAATTAAGCAAGGCATATATTGCCTCAATTTTTGTTGAACTAATTCTCTTTATTATATCCGGCGTTTTAGGATTCTTTGACTACGTTGGCAGGTTTTCGGGAATATCTGGAACCTTTATCTTATTTGGACCAGCCTTGCTACCTATAATAGCATCTACCTTACTCCTCGCTTATTACAGCGAGAAAGAAACAATGAACCGG
It encodes:
- the coaD gene encoding phosphopantetheine adenylyltransferase: MMKKFKKVVVGGTFDRLHLGHKALLRKAFEVGETVYVGLTSDEMVREKPYAEKILPYERRLRDLLMFFEVNGFKNYRIIKIHNAIGFTTKIKSLEAIVVSEETYKGALLVNRAREELGLKPLEIVVIPLVKSKLGGKISSSLIRAGLIDPFGNPIKR